In Paenibacillus sp. G2S3, a single window of DNA contains:
- a CDS encoding DHA2 family efflux MFS transporter permease subunit, with the protein MKAKESKASYGILAILMIGAFVALLSNTLLNIALPSIMKDFDVSASTVQWLSTGYMLVNGIMIPSTAFLIQKYTARRLFLIAIGLFAIGTFIGGFAPSFPVLLIARMVQASGAAIMMPLLMNVLFTTFPPEKRGSAMGMFGLVMIFAPAIGPTLSGWIIQHYEWPVLFFMIAPIAVLVFILAFFKLHDPKKDVAIKIDFLSVVLSAIGFGGLLYGFSSAGNKGWDDPMVYSALIIGAIGLVIFIMRQMKMKEPMLNFRVYKYPMFALSSAISITLNMAMFSAMMLMPIYLQNIRGISPLDSGLLMLPGALIMGVMSPITGKLFDKFGGKVLALIGLAIVVISTYFFSDLTETTKYSTLMILYSVRMFGISMVMMPVMTNGLNSIPAKYTPHGTAMNSTIQQVSGAIGGALLVTIMSNSTTSHVKDMVADAVSKLTTKPSADQLLGIQNQVIAKATIEGINDAFLVSVGVAIIAFILAFFIKRGVQPKETNTVEEKVVVKQVASTKSI; encoded by the coding sequence ATGAAAGCAAAAGAAAGTAAAGCGTCCTACGGAATATTGGCAATCCTCATGATTGGTGCTTTTGTTGCTTTACTGAGTAATACCCTACTCAATATAGCTTTACCATCGATTATGAAGGATTTTGATGTTAGTGCCTCAACGGTACAGTGGCTATCAACGGGCTATATGCTGGTGAACGGGATCATGATTCCTTCGACAGCCTTTTTGATTCAAAAGTATACTGCGAGACGGTTGTTCTTAATCGCCATTGGATTATTTGCGATAGGAACCTTTATCGGCGGATTCGCTCCAAGCTTCCCTGTGTTGTTGATCGCCAGAATGGTTCAGGCTTCAGGGGCTGCGATCATGATGCCATTATTAATGAACGTATTGTTCACTACCTTTCCGCCTGAGAAACGTGGTTCAGCTATGGGGATGTTCGGGTTGGTTATGATTTTTGCGCCAGCGATCGGACCTACATTATCTGGATGGATTATTCAGCACTATGAATGGCCTGTTCTATTCTTTATGATTGCTCCAATCGCCGTATTGGTGTTTATTCTGGCCTTCTTTAAATTACACGATCCTAAAAAAGATGTGGCTATTAAGATCGATTTCTTATCTGTAGTTCTATCAGCGATTGGGTTCGGGGGTCTTCTATATGGCTTCAGTTCCGCTGGGAATAAAGGCTGGGATGATCCAATGGTTTACTCCGCGCTTATTATCGGGGCGATTGGATTAGTGATCTTCATTATGCGCCAAATGAAGATGAAGGAGCCTATGCTTAACTTCAGAGTGTACAAATATCCAATGTTCGCTTTATCCTCAGCGATTTCGATTACACTGAATATGGCAATGTTCTCGGCGATGATGCTAATGCCGATTTACCTGCAAAATATTAGAGGGATTTCACCACTGGATTCGGGACTCCTAATGTTGCCTGGTGCGTTAATTATGGGTGTTATGTCACCAATCACAGGTAAATTATTCGATAAATTCGGCGGTAAAGTATTAGCACTTATCGGTCTAGCAATCGTAGTGATTAGTACGTATTTCTTCAGTGATTTGACTGAAACGACTAAATATTCGACACTCATGATTCTATATTCTGTGAGAATGTTCGGGATTTCTATGGTTATGATGCCAGTGATGACCAATGGTCTGAACTCTATCCCAGCTAAATATACGCCGCATGGTACAGCCATGAACAGTACGATTCAGCAAGTATCAGGAGCGATTGGTGGTGCACTGCTCGTAACTATTATGTCTAACAGTACTACTTCACATGTGAAGGATATGGTCGCTGATGCTGTAAGTAAATTAACGACTAAGCCTTCGGCAGACCAATTGCTTGGTATACAAAATCAAGTCATTGCGAAAGCTACCATTGAAGGGATTAACGATGCATTCTTAGTCTCCGTAGGTGTAGCGATCATTGCATTTATTCTAGCCTTCTTTATTAAAAGAGGTGTACAGCCTAAGGAAACGAATACAGTCGAAGAAAAAGTGGTTGTTAAACAAGTTGCCTCCACTAAATCGATCTAA
- a CDS encoding SDR family NAD(P)-dependent oxidoreductase, with amino-acid sequence MTDLTGKRIIITGGASGMGLSLVEALPRLGAMVVSFDLNAEAGEPIAAAAGADFVECNVADEASVNQAVKTAVERLGGLDVLIHAAGIAPGSPAEDITLESWNKVMSINSTGTFLTNVAVFPYLKANGGGAILNFASAAGVQGYIGKAHYAASKGAVLAWVRSLAGEWGKHNIRVNAIAPAIWTPMYDKTRASMTSEQLAQHDAMMKNAVPMGGKLGDAKEDFAPIMAFLCSDDSHFMTGQVFAIDGGTLMLR; translated from the coding sequence ATGACAGATTTGACTGGAAAAAGAATTATTATTACTGGTGGAGCAAGTGGGATGGGACTAAGCCTTGTGGAAGCATTACCACGTTTGGGGGCTATGGTGGTTAGCTTTGACTTAAATGCTGAAGCTGGTGAGCCTATTGCTGCTGCCGCTGGAGCAGATTTTGTAGAATGTAATGTGGCGGATGAAGCCTCTGTGAACCAAGCCGTTAAGACAGCTGTAGAGAGATTGGGCGGTTTAGATGTGTTGATTCATGCAGCAGGGATTGCTCCCGGAAGTCCGGCTGAAGACATTACGCTGGAAAGCTGGAACAAAGTGATGTCGATTAACTCAACAGGTACATTCCTAACGAATGTTGCAGTATTCCCTTATCTCAAAGCAAACGGTGGCGGAGCGATCCTGAATTTTGCCAGTGCAGCTGGAGTTCAAGGGTATATTGGAAAAGCTCATTATGCCGCTAGTAAAGGAGCTGTTCTCGCTTGGGTACGCTCACTAGCAGGAGAATGGGGTAAACATAATATCCGCGTGAATGCCATTGCTCCAGCGATTTGGACGCCTATGTACGATAAGACCAGAGCAAGTATGACTTCAGAACAATTGGCACAGCATGATGCGATGATGAAAAATGCGGTACCAATGGGTGGTAAATTGGGCGATGCAAAAGAGGATTTCGCGCCGATTATGGCCTTCCTGTGCAGTGATGATTCGCATTTTATGACTGGACAAGTGTTTGCCATTGATGGCGGAACCTTGATGTTGAGATAA
- a CDS encoding LuxR C-terminal-related transcriptional regulator, whose product MISHTIIQERVRNMESTSSHEEQLYKMLQEYIHIFPVFNAYLYRYSPLGYLSEGIFGYTQTGLVHIREYRDDIRSSPIVYAAINERKAKYTSGLDYLKQTSSKYIIGSGAGSLIIVPIFLHSLVIGYICSTELSEGAIIDKEMLSAFTLYGKLIGGVIDKFNPNEESNVLSKRELEVMQKISSGENTKQIAESLQISPATVSQYVKSAVNKLCAKNRSHAVAILFRQGIIT is encoded by the coding sequence ATGATTTCACACACTATAATTCAAGAACGTGTCCGGAATATGGAGAGTACAAGCAGTCATGAGGAGCAGTTGTATAAGATGCTTCAGGAGTACATTCATATTTTCCCAGTATTTAATGCTTATTTATATCGATATTCACCGCTAGGTTATCTGTCTGAAGGGATTTTTGGCTATACGCAAACTGGTCTGGTTCACATCCGGGAATATCGAGATGACATTAGATCATCCCCTATTGTTTATGCCGCCATTAATGAAAGAAAGGCGAAATACACATCCGGTCTAGACTATTTAAAGCAAACTAGCAGCAAATATATTATTGGCTCTGGAGCAGGTTCCCTGATCATTGTTCCGATCTTCTTGCATTCGTTAGTTATTGGATATATATGCAGTACCGAGCTGTCTGAGGGCGCAATTATAGATAAAGAGATGCTATCAGCCTTCACGTTATATGGGAAGCTCATCGGTGGAGTGATCGATAAATTTAATCCGAATGAGGAATCCAATGTATTGAGCAAAAGAGAGTTGGAAGTGATGCAGAAGATTTCTTCAGGAGAAAACACGAAACAAATAGCAGAGTCCCTGCAGATTAGTCCAGCCACCGTCAGTCAGTATGTGAAATCAGCTGTAAATAAGCTTTGTGCCAAAAATCGCTCCCATGCGGTAGCGATACTCTTTCGTCAGGGGATTATAACTTAA
- a CDS encoding YncE family protein yields the protein MALPTIITTVPTSVPVGDIEVNPITNRVYFVNPNTTAGTVGVLSTLTNRIIATIQVGRFPLKLAINPRTNRVYVTNFRDGTVSVISGRTNRVIKTLQVGRNPDSVNVNVRTNLIYVSSASGIVTVIDGKSNCIRTTILIGGRPSAIVINKRTNRIYVTNTINNSVSAINGSTQTVIATIKVGNNPVITPALNPITNRIYVANNLSRFLSVINGRTNKLLKNVQLGRLQSEVILNPLTNRIYVSSAQQVKKGKLFVLNGNNNKVIATRVLSSSSSTFINPITNHLFVSNFNKNRMSVYNASTFKRIAVFPCVTGVNITLNPLTNRLYVANDNSITVIQDGPRLTHRFKL from the coding sequence ATGGCGTTACCCACCATCATAACCACAGTTCCTACATCCGTACCTGTCGGAGATATTGAGGTAAATCCCATTACCAATCGGGTATACTTCGTAAATCCAAATACTACAGCCGGAACTGTTGGTGTATTAAGTACCCTTACCAATCGGATCATTGCAACCATACAGGTAGGTAGATTTCCGCTCAAGCTTGCCATCAACCCAAGAACAAACCGTGTGTATGTCACCAACTTCCGCGATGGAACGGTATCTGTAATTAGCGGACGGACAAACCGTGTAATCAAGACCCTCCAAGTAGGCAGGAACCCTGATAGCGTTAACGTTAATGTTCGAACGAACCTGATTTATGTGTCAAGTGCCTCTGGCATCGTAACGGTCATCGATGGCAAATCGAACTGTATTAGAACCACTATCCTCATCGGTGGCCGCCCTTCCGCTATCGTCATTAATAAACGTACCAATCGCATTTATGTAACGAATACGATAAACAATTCCGTTTCTGCCATCAACGGTAGTACACAAACTGTGATCGCAACTATCAAAGTTGGTAACAATCCAGTGATCACACCAGCGCTAAATCCGATTACGAACCGTATTTATGTAGCAAATAACTTAAGCCGCTTTCTTTCCGTGATCAATGGCCGCACCAACAAGCTCCTCAAGAATGTGCAGCTTGGACGGCTACAAAGCGAGGTCATCCTTAATCCGCTTACGAACCGTATTTACGTGTCCAGCGCTCAACAGGTTAAAAAAGGGAAGCTTTTTGTGCTTAATGGAAATAACAATAAGGTGATCGCAACTAGAGTGTTATCTTCCTCCTCCAGCACATTCATCAATCCGATTACGAATCACTTGTTTGTCAGTAATTTTAATAAGAACAGAATGTCCGTGTATAACGCCAGCACGTTTAAAAGAATTGCGGTATTCCCTTGCGTAACAGGCGTAAATATCACGCTTAATCCACTAACGAACAGGTTATATGTCGCGAACGACAATTCCATCACAGTCATTCAGGATGGTCCAAGATTAACACATAGATTTAAGTTATAA
- a CDS encoding nucleotidyltransferase domain-containing protein, which yields MKKAVLSDILLTPDKLQLHSELLEEIGQYITREILNHPLLQEDGQRISIILDGSTALGVVDGQSDVDVIIICKDESYNGINHRFEEAG from the coding sequence ATGAAAAAAGCAGTGTTATCAGATATTTTACTAACACCTGATAAGTTGCAGCTTCATAGCGAATTACTCGAAGAGATTGGACAATACATTACGCGAGAGATCCTAAATCACCCGTTATTGCAAGAAGATGGTCAGAGGATAAGCATTATCCTTGATGGATCGACCGCACTTGGGGTGGTAGATGGGCAGTCGGATGTGGATGTAATCATTATTTGTAAGGATGAATCTTACAACGGTATTAATCATCGGTTCGAGGAAGCGGGCTGA